DNA sequence from the Sebaldella sp. S0638 genome:
TTTTCCACATCCTGTGCCTGCTCCGGCGCTATCCAAGGAGTATTATTTACATTAAAAACCTCCGGAAAGCCATGTGTACACTTCCCTATATGCTTACAAAGATATCTGTCGTAAAAAACTGTTATTTTAGAACCCTTATAAGCTTTTGGACCGTGTTTCTTTTCTTCTTTTCTCTCATTATCAAATTCCACGCTTCCATGTGTCCCGTCACAGAAAGGCTTATTTTTAGAGTGTCCGCATCTACATAACGAAACCACTCTGGGTGTTTCATATTCTTCCCCTTTGTAATTCTCTATCTTTGTATCCACTGCTGAATACGGACTATACTTGGTAAAAACTACCATTCCCTTCTTCCCGTTATCTTCCATAAATGTACCTCCTAAAAAATTCTCTTTTTGTTGATACTTACAGAAGGCATTTTTAGCCTCTTGATTTTATTATATCACTTTAA
Encoded proteins:
- a CDS encoding CDGSH iron-sulfur domain-containing protein, which translates into the protein MEDNGKKGMVVFTKYSPYSAVDTKIENYKGEEYETPRVVSLCRCGHSKNKPFCDGTHGSVEFDNERKEEKKHGPKAYKGSKITVFYDRYLCKHIGKCTHGFPEVFNVNNTPWIAPEQAQDVEKLIEVIKKCPSGALSYSLEDGKRETEYSDVQKIKIEKNGSINISGGVKLIDDNNSEDILDSKEHYSLCRCGASKHKPFCDGSHHDIEFDGQK